Genomic DNA from Acidimicrobiales bacterium:
CCTATGCGGTCTTCCTCCAGACGGTGCCGGTGCTGGCACTGGTCCCGCTGATCGGCCTGTTGATCGGGTTCGGCTTCTGGTCGCGGGTTCTGGTCTGCGTGATCATCAGCCTCTTCCCGATCATCACCAATACCCTGTTCGGCTTGAAGTCGGCAGACAAGGGACTTCACGAGCTGTTCGCGCTCCACAACTCGAGTCGCAAGACCAAGCTGATCAAGCTGCAGCTCCCGGCCGCGTTGCCGGCGATGTTCACCGGCTTCCAGATCTCGGCCGGACTGTCGGTGATCGGCGCGATCGTCGGTGGACTCTTCTTCCAGCGAGGCCCTCGAGATCTCGGGAACCGCATCCTGCTCTACAGCAGCCGTCTGTCGCCGGGCGAACTGGTGGCGGCCATCATCTTGTCGGCGCTGCTCGGCATCGTGTTCTTTCAGTTCTTCGGCTCGCTCGGACAGCGGCTCACCCGTCATTGGCACCAGCCAGTGCAGTGAGCAAGCACCGCAAGCGTCAATGATCCACGTCGTCCGTTGAGGCGGGCGCGCAACATGGGAGAGAGAATGAACCGCACGAAATCCAACGCACGATGGCTCCAGCTGTCGGCTCTGCTGATGGCTCTCGGGCTCGTCGCCGCTGCTTGCGGCAGCGACAGCGCCAGTGGCGGCGACGACGCTGCTGTTGCCGACGACGCCGGCAGCAGCGATGGCGGCAGTGATGGCGGCAGCACCGAAGGTGTAGCCGGTAGCCTCGCCGACTGCCCGAACCCGATCGTCATCCAGACCGACTGGTTCCCCGAGTCCGAGCACGGTGCGGTGTACAACCTGACCGGCGGCGAGGGCTCGGTCGACCCCGAGTCCGGTCGCTTCAGTGGTCCGCTCAGCGCAGATCCCAGCATCACGGTCGAGGTTCGCGCCGGCGGTCCGTTCCTGGGTGACCAGACGACGATTGCCGTGATGGCCACCGACCCTGACATCCTCCTCGGCTACGTCAACACCGACGAAGCGATCAACAACTATGCGGACTTCCCGACCACGGCCGTGTTCGCACCGCTCGACATCAATCCGCAGATCATCATGTTCGATCCCGAGACCTACCCGATCTCGAGCTGGGACGAGGTCAAGGAGACCGGGGCCGTCATCGCCCACTTCGGTGGCGCGACCTACACCGAGTACCTCGTCGGCGCCGGCATCGTCGATGCGGGCCAGCTCGACGGTTCGTACGACGGTGCCCCGACTCGGTTCATCGCCGAGGGTGGCGCATTGATGCAGCAGGGGTTCGCCACGCAGGAGCCCTACAACTACGAGAACGTGTTCACCGAGTGGGGCAAGCCGGTCGACTTCCTGCTGATCCACGACGCCGGTTTCGAGATCTATCAGGGCCCGCTGACGATCCTCGACTCGAAGCTCGACGAGAACCGTTCCTGCCTCTCGGCCCTCGTGCCGGTGCTGCAGCAGTCGGCGGTCGACTTCCAGAACGATCCGGCAGCAACCAATGCCGCGATCCTGCAAGCGGTCACCGACATCGACAGCTTCTGGCAGCTGACCCCTGACGGGATGACCAACACGGTCAGTGAGATGACCCGCCTGAACATGGTCGGCAACGGCCCGAACAGCACCATTGGCGACTTCGACATGGACCGAGTCAGCGAGGTCATCAAGGTCGTGCAGGAGCAGGTGCCATCGATCAACGTTCCCGAGGGGATCACCGCCGAGGACCTCGTCACCAACGAGTTCATCGACGAGTCGATCGGCCTCTAGTCCGAGCGGAAGGCCGGCCCTTTGGGGCCGGCTTTTTCGCGCCCGGAATCGAATGGGTCGCACGGCCTAGTGGGCGGGAGTTTGTGCCCATCAAGAACACCCTCGAATCGGTCGTAGTCATGCGTGTCAGCAAGACATCCGAATCCGAAGGACTTGGGATGACCCCCACCCCGATTGACACCCCGAGCAACGATGGCGACATCGTTCGCAAATGGTGAGAAACGAGCAACACATGAGCAACGCAATGAAGGCACGGCTTTACGCCACCACCGCCGTCGTCGGCCTCAGCGGCCTCATCACCGTGATGGGTGCCCCCTGGAAGTTCAACTGATCGCTTCGGTGCCTCACCGGGCCGGCGAGGAGTTCTTCCTCGCCGGCTCAAATCTCTGTGCAGTGGACCGATAGTCACCTCGACGGCTCCCATCGGACATCGGCACGACCATGAGACAACGCATACGGCAGGTACGTGCCCATCGGTTGAGCCTCCTGATCTGGCTCACGGTGTTGGCCGCAGCCCTCGTCCTCTCGACCGCGTTTGCGAATCTGGACGGTGTGTCGCCGAGCGGTGACCACCACGCCACGTTCGTCGTCTTCGCGATCCTTCTCTTTGCCACCGAGCTCCGGCCAATTCCGTCGCTGACCGACGACACCGAGCTCACTGCATCGTGGGCCTTCGCCTTCACGTTGCTGCTGATCGCACCGTTGGCGGGCGCCCTCTTGGCGGTCTGTGTCGCACCCATCGCGAGCGACCTGCACAAGCGGAAGCGTTTCGACCGGACCATGTTCAACGCCGGCCAGTTCATGCTGAGCTTGGCCTTCGGCAATGTGGTCGGCTCGCTCATCGACGACCTCTCGCGAGTGTCCGACGGCGACCCGGTCACCCTGCGCTGGCTGGTTGCGGTCATTGCCGCCTGTGCCGCCGGTTTCGCCGCCAACAGCGTCTTCATCAGCGTGGCTGTCGCCTTCAGCCAGGGCCTGCCCGTGCGCGAGATGCTGCGACGTTCGCTTGGCATCAACGCCGGCATGGACGGGCTGCTGCTGGCGCTCGCCCCGGTGTTCGTCGTCATCGGACTCGATGCGCTCATCCTCGTCCCGCTGTTGCTGTTCACCGTCTTCGTGATCTTCCGAAGTGCGTCGATCGCCCTCCGCAACAAGCACGAGGCCACACACGACGAACTCACCGGCATCGCCAATCGCCGCATGTTCGAAGACCACGCCGCCATGGTCGTCGATGCGTCGCGTGCCGACGACCTCCAGTTCGCCCTCGTGCACATCGACCTCGATGGCTTCAAAGGGGTCAACGACCGTCTCGGTCACCGCTACGGCGACCTCGTGCTCATCGAGATCGGTCGACGCCTCGAAGCCGCCGAGCGTTCCACCGATCAGGTCGCTCGCCTGGGTGGTGACGAGTTCGCGCTCCTGATCGCCGACATCGACTCCGACGCCAAGGCCCTGGCCATTGCCGAGCGAGTCTGTGCCGAGATCACCCGTCCACTCGAGATCGAAGGTGTGCCCCTGACCGTCGGCGCCAGCATGGGCATGGCGCTGTTCCCGAAGCACGGTGACTCGATCGAAGAACTGCTGCACAATGCCGACACGGCGATGTACGCAGCGAAGCGGCTCGGTGGGGGCGTGCAGGTCTTCGCCGGAATGAAGGACGACATCGGCCCCAAGCGGGTCGAGTTGCTGAGCGAACTGGCCGTCGCCATCGAGAAGGGCCAGCTCAGCCTGGCCTACCAGCCGAAGGTCGACATGGTCACGGGAGCGGTCACGACCGTCGAGGCCCTCCTGCGGTGGACGCATCCGGTCCACGGTGATGTCCGACCCAGTTGGTACATGCCGCAGGCCGAACAAACCGACCTGATCACACCCCTCACCGACCACGTGATCGAGCTCGCGCTCGCCCAGTGCCGGCGCTGGAAGAACGACGGGATCGATGTCGGTGTGGCCGTCAACGTCTCGGCTCGCAACTTGCACGACCTTCGGCTCGCTGCCCGTGTCGCCGACGCACTGGAACGACATCAACTCCCGGCAGCGGTGCTCGAGCTCGAGATCACCGAGAACGCCGTGATGGAGGATCCGCTACGTGCCCGCACGGTCCTGGGCGATCTGCGTGAGCTCGGCGTCAGCCTCGCCATCGACGACTTCGGCACCGGCTACTCCTCGCTGTCGGTGCTGCGCGACCTCGATGTCGACCGCATCAAGATCGATCGGGCCTTCGTGACCAACGTGGCGACGTGTGAGAGCGATCGCAGCATCGTGCGTTCGGTGGTCGAGCTCGGACGGAACCTCGGAATGAAGACGATCGCCGAGGGCGTCGAGACGGTCGAAGCACTCGATGTCCTGCGTTCGATCGGCTGCGACGAGATCCAGGGGTTCCTCTTCGCCGCTCCGCTGCCGAGCGAACTCCTCACCCCGATGCTCCGCCAGGGGCGCATCGAGTTCTCCGAACTCCCCGACGCACGAGTCACACCGTCATGATCACCGCCGCCGTCTTCCTCGTTCTGGTCGCCACCGTGCCGCTCCTCGGCGGGCAACTGTCCCGGCTCGGGGAGATCCGGCTCCAGGGATGGTGGACGATCGTGACGTCACTCGTCATCCAGATCGTGCTCATCGAGGTGCTGTCGGACTCGTTCGGTGGCGTCACGGCAGCGGCGCTCCACCTCGCGAGCTACTTCCTGGCATTCATCTTCGTCTGGCAGAACCGCCACGTCGTAGGCATGGGAATCATCGTGCTCGGCGGCTTCATGAACACCGCCGCCATCGCCGCCAACGGCGGGGTCATGCCCGCCCGGCTCGAAGCGCTCGAGACCGCCGGCATCATCAGCGATTCGCCGACCTTCGAGAACTCGGCCCCGGTCGAGAACGCTCGCCTGGCTTTCCTCGGCGACGTGTTCGCCATCCCCGAGGGCATCCCGTTCGCGAACGTGTTCAGCATCGGCGACATCCTCCTCGTGCTCGGCGCCGGCATCACCGTGCATGTGGTTGGCCAGTCGTCGCTCGGTCGAAGGCTTCGAGTGCTGGACGATCCACCCGTCGAGCTGGAGCCCGAGCCGCTCGTGACCACGCCGATCGTGACCACGCCGGAACCCGTCGATTCCCTCGTCGCTCGCTACGAACAGTCCCTGGCCTTACGACGTAAGAAATAGAGTCTTTGGTCCCTGTCTGCCATGACGTGACATCCGTAACGTCTCCTCCAACTCACGATTGGAGAGCAACATGGCCGACTTCCTCAATGCCTTCACGATCCAGCGGTGGCTCGAACTGTGTCCGCAGGGCTATCTCGAAGACACCGTCTACGGCCACGGCGAGTCCGAACGTGAACCCGAGGTATTGGTCGCCGACGACGATTTGCGGACCGAGGCGATTCGTTCGACCGTGCAACTCGTCGTCGGTGAGCGTGCGGCCCTGGCGGCGTCGTCCGGGCTCATCAACTCGGCGCCCGACTATCCGAGCAAGCGCTTCCTGGCGACCCAGACGCTCGACGAGGCTCGTCATGTCGAGATCTTCACCCAGCGGCTGCACGACCTCGGCGTGAAGCCAGCCGATCTCGAGTCGACGATCGACCACTTCGTCAATCCCCATCTGGTCAAATTCGCCGAGGTGCTACTCGAGAAGGTCGACGCCGGTGACTTCATCGCCGGGGTCGTCGGTCAGAACATCGTGCTCGAAGGTCTCGCCTTCAGCGTCTTCGAGATGATGGAGGTCTCGAACCGGCAGGGGAATCCCAAGTTCGCTCACACGCTCAGCGGCACCATCGCCGACGAGCGGCGTCACGTGGGCTTCGGCGAGAACCGCATCGGTTCGCTCATCCGGGAGCACCCCGAGAAGAAGCCCGAGATCGAGAAGATGCAGAAGGAGATGGCCGGCCACATGCTGGCCACGTTCTCCACCGCCTTTGCCGACGACGGCCGCATCGACGACGCCACGAGGGCGCAGAAGCTGGCAGCAGGTGGCGTCGACGAAGGCACGTCGATGGACTACCACGGCGTGAACCTGGCGACGGCGTCGAACCCGGAGCGCCAGGGTGTGCTCGAGGCCACGGTCATCGAGGAGTTCAAGGTGCGGCTGGCCAGGATCGGTCTCGAGTATCAGGCGCCGGAACTGGTCCGATGAGTGCGGTGGCCGACGAGTTCGACCCCCATGCGCTCGAGATCGACGACTTCATCGAGCAGGTGCGCTCGTTCGAGTTCTGGTTCCAGGCCGTCGAGGGCTACCTCACGGATCGGCCCTACGGCCATCGTGAGGATGCCCCCGAGCCTGATCTGGAACCGGCCGATCGCGATCGGCTGATCACGACCCTGTGCAACTACTGCGTCGGCGAGACGGCGGCACTCGACGGCGCCAGCGGGATGATCGACTTCGCCCCCAACCGTCACGCCAAGATCTTCCTGGCGACCCAGGTGGTCGACGAGGCCCGGCATCTCGAGGTCTTCCTGCATCGGCTGCAATCGCTCGGGGTTGCCGACCCCGAGGCCGAGATCGAGCGACGAGCGAACCCGAACCTGCTGGTGTTCAAACAGCGCCTGCACGACCTGGTGGCGGCGAGAGATTGGGAGGCCTCGGTCTTCGCTCAGAACGTCGTGCTCGAAACGATGGAGAGCACGGTTTTCGTGACCCATGCCAGGAGCGCCGATGCACTGACCGCCGAGATCCTCGACGGAGTGATCAAGGACGAGCGGCGCCACCTCGGGTTTGGTGAGAACGATCTTGGGGGCCTGCTGGTGACGGCGCCCGAGTTGCGAGGCCGGCTTGCCGACTTGCGGGCCGAGCTCGATCCGTTGGTGCTCGGCAGCTTCGAGGCGGCAGCCAGCGACGAGCGCCGCGTTGCGCTCGGTCGTGACTACCTCGACGCGGTCGAGCGACTGGGGCTGACGTGAGCCAGGACACGATCACCGATCAGGTCGACACTTCCGAGCGGCAGTACTACGACCTCGAGGAGACGGGGTTCCTCGAGGTGCCGAAGAAGTGGCGCAAGTTCTACCGGCACTGGGAGGGCGACGGTGACACGCTGGCGCCCAACGAGATCCAGTGTCCGGTCTGCAAGGTCGTCATCAGATCGCGGCGCGACATCCGCGCCGGGGATCGCCTCTACTGCATGCCGTGCATGTCAAGGTTGCTCGTCGTCATGGGAGAGGACGGCGAGCTGACGACCGAGGTGGTGTACTGAGCCCCCTCAGTCCGGGGGCCACAGTCCGAGCGTCTCGAGCCGAGTCTTGTGCCGATGACAGGGGCCGCATCTGGACTTGCCGTTGGTGGGAACGGTGAGCCCGCCGTCGGTGTAGCGGATCGTGTGGTCGACCTCGCAGTGCACGCTGTGGGTGTTGCACCCGGCGCCCTGGCAATGGCGATCCCGTAGCAGGATCCCGAGTCGCTTGGCTCCTTTGAACAGCCGGACCTTTGCCGAAGCGGTGAAGTCGTGGGTTTCGGTGGTGGTGCGGAAGAGTCGAAGGTGGCCGGCGATGGCGAAGTCGAGAACATCGGCCGGGGCGAGCGGCATGCCGGACGCCGTTTCGCAGCGATGGTGGGCGGCGCGTTCGACGGCGTCGTCGGTGTGGCGGACCGGGGCGGGTCGACCGGCGAGGTCGGCGTCGCGTCGTTCGGCTTCGTCGATCAGGGTCTGATCGTCGGCAACGACATTGGCGACCACGTTGGCGGTGGAAGGATCGGCGCCGATGCCGTGGCGAAGCAGGATGATCACGGCGTCGTGCCAGCGTTGGCTGTTGCTGCGGAGGAGATCCTCGCCGCAGGCGTCGTCGCCGACTCGGGCTCGGGCCTCGGCCCAGTCGGCTTCGAAGAGCTCGTCGACCTTGGCTTGCAGCCCGGCCTCGACCACGGCCCAGAATGCCGTTGTGGTCTTGAACTCGCCGAGCAGGTCATGGCCGAGTCGTGAGGTGGCGAAGCCGCGACGACTGTGTGCCTTCTGGGCCTCGTCGTTCGGATCGATGGGATCGACCAGCTCCTCCCAGGCTCGGAACAGGTTGGCGCACTCGTTCCACGACTTGGTGGTCCAGCGCAGCAGGTGCTCGAGATCGCGGGCCAGGGCATCGCGGAGTTCTCGGCGATGCCAGATGTGGGTGAAGAGGCCGAGGTGGTCGAGGTTGAGTTCGCCGTTGCGATAGCGCCGACCGATCTCGGGATGATGCTCGAAGGCGAGGCGGGCCAGATGGAGCGTCTTGGTGGATGAGCGGGTGCGAGCTCGCAGCTCGTCGGCCATCCAGGTGGAGGTGTTGCGGTGGATCGGATCCTTGGCGCAGCCTCGCCGGTTGGCCTCGGCGAGGAGCTCGAGGTACTCGGCGTGCTGGCGACGGTTGGCCAGTTCGGCCTCGAGGACGAACTTGGCGAGATGCTCGTCAGCGATCGCAGCAACGTCGAGCGTTTCGCTGAAGGCGTCGCCGCCAGCCCGGTTTTCCTCACTGCCGCCGAGGACCATGGAGGCATGTTATCGAACATATGTTGCGAAGACAAACGGCTTTGGCAGAAAGGGTACGCGATTGAACTGTCGACGATGGACGACGTGTGCGGATGTCTTCCGTCGAGTGCGAGCGAGCGCATCGTGCCCTCGAGCCTGGTCGTAGTACGTTCCGCCAGGGCCGTCGTCGAGTGAGTTCGGAGTACGTCGTGAGGATCAGTGCCGTCGGAACGTTCGGGAATTCGCCTCGTCGCGATCTCGGATTCGTGCGGGCCTACGCCGAGACGATGGAGGGGTTGGGCTTCCACTCGCTCGTCGTGCCCGAGCACGTCGTCTTCTTCGGTTCCTACGAGTCCAAGTACCCCTACACCGAGGACGGCTCGGCCAACTGGAGTCCCGACACCGGCATCTTCGATCCACTGTTCGTCGTTGCGGCGGCCGCCGGTGTCACCACCACCCTCAAGTTCTGCACCGGCGTGCTGATCCTTCCCCAGCGGCCGGCGTTGCTCACGGCAAAGGAAGTGCTGACGCTCGACCACTTCAGCCAAGGGCGCTTCGAGCTCGGAGTCGGCGGTGGCTGGTCGTCCGAGGAGTACGCTGCGCTCGGTGTGCCGTGGGAACGCCGCGGGCGGAGGTTCGACGAGTACCTCGAGGCCATCAAGGCGGCGTGGACCCAGGACCGTGCCTCGTATCACGGGGAGTTCGTCGACTTCGACGACGTGGTCCTCAACCCGAAGCCGTTCACTCCGGGCGGGCCGCCGATCATCGTCGGCGGGGAGTCCACGGCGGCGATGCGTCGTGCCGCACGTCTGGGCGACGGCTGGTACGGCTGGTGGGCGAGCGGTGCACTCGCACCGCATCTCGACACCCTGCGAGCCGTCGTGGCCGAAGAGGGCCGGTCGGTCGATGACGACGACTTCGACCTCAAGGTGGGGCTGCCGATCGGCACCGAAACGGTCGACGAGCTCGCAGCGAAGATCGAGGTCGTGCGATCACTCGGCGCCGACGAGTGCGTATTGGCAGGGTTGGTGCCGACGGCCGCCATGGAGGCGACCCTCGCCGGCTACGCCGATGTCGCCGGGTTGGCCTGAGCCTCGAATTCAACGTCATCGGCCGTCGGCGACTGTCAGACTGGCCGACCATGGACCGACCGAGCGACAACCGGCCAGCGGACGACGCGGTCGTCGACTTCCTTCGCAAGCACCACGGCAGCGAGCCCGTTGATCTGGAGCCGTTGAGCGGCGGGTTCTGGTCGGCGGCGTACGGCTATCGGATCGGTGACGACGAGTTGGTGCTGCGTCTGAACGACGACCCAGCCGGCTTCCGTTCCGACGAGTTCGCCATGCGGTACGGCTCGGGCGGGCTACCTGTACCCGAGGTGCTCGAGATCGGTGCGGGCCTCGGACGTTGGTTCGCCGTTTCCCGTCGGCATCGAGGACGCTTCCTCGAAGAGATCGACAGCGACGAGGCGGCAACGCTGGGTCCGACGGTCGTCGATCTGCTCGGAGCGTTGCGGTCGGTGCCCGACAGCGGCGTCGAGACAACACCGTGGCGAGACTGGCTACTCGACGGCATCACCGATCAACCCGGGCGGCACACGTCCGGCTGGCGAGCAAAGTTGGCGGAACACCCCGACGTGGAGCGGACCTTCACCGCGGCCGAGGACACCATCCGCACGAACATCGACGCCTGCGTCGATCGCCGCCAGCTCGTCCACTCGGACCTGCTCCACTACAACGTGCTCGTGTCCCCGGCGGCTGATGCCGTCACGGCAGTCTTCTCCTGGAAGTGCTCGACGTGGGGTGATGCGGCGTATGACCTCGCGTGGTGCACGTTCTGGGGCCGATGGCACGCCGGGATCGGCGCGCTCCACCTGTGGTCACGCGTCGTGCCGACCCTGCCGGCCAGCGACCTCGTCGACCTCGGACTGCGGCACCATGTCTATGAGCTGCAGATCGGGGCGAGCCACCTCGGCTGGTACGCAACACTGGGTGACTCCGAGAATCTGCAATGGACCCGTCGTCAGCTCGACGAGCTCCTCGAACGAGGCCCGCTCGATCGTGCGCAGTGACGAGCAAATGGTGACCATCGAACGACTGGGACCTGATGATTGGAGTGTGTGGCGTGAGGTACGCCTCGCTGCGCTCGGTGATGCTCCTGACGCATTCGGGTCCACCCTCGATGACTGGGTCGACGCCGCGCCCGAGCGCTGGCGATCACGCCTGGCCGATGTCCCATGCAACGTGATCGCATGGCGCGATGGCGTGCCGGTCGGGCAGGCGAGTGGAACCGAACGCGACGAGGCCGGCCGCATCGAGCTGATCTCGATGTGGGTCGACCCGATCGCCCGCGGCACAGCAACCGTCGACTTGCTCGTCGACGCCGTTGCGACGTGGGCAAGCGATCAACAGGCTCAGCCGTCGTACTCAACGTCCGTCGACACAATCCGCGGGCAATCGCCGCTTATCAGCGTCTCGGCTTCGTCGCGACGGTCGAACAGGCTGAAGACCCGTCTGAGATCGTGATGGTCCGCCCGCTCGACAGCGAGTACGTGACTGACCTGCCTTCCGTTCTCGAGCATCAGGAGTAGCCCCATGTACGTGCCAGCCCACTTCGCCGCCGACGACGATGCCATCGCCCAACTGTTGGCAAATCATGGCGCCGCCGATCTGGTGACGGTGTCGCCGGACGGTCTCACGGCCACCATGTTGCCGTTCACCTACGATCCCCTCGACGGCCCGAATGGTTCGCTGCTCGGACACGTGGCCAAGGCCAACACCCATTGGCGACACACCGTCCAGGGCGAGGCCCTGGTCATCGTCCGAGGAACCGACCACTACGTGTCACCGTCCTGGTATCCGTCGAAGGCCGAGCACCACAAGGTGGTGCCAACGTGGAACTACGTCGCTGCGCACGTGTATGGAACCGTCGAGTGGATCGACGACCCGGCCTGGATCGAACGTGTGGTGAGAGGCCTGACCGACAAGCACGAGGGCCGACTCGACCACGGCGCGGCGTGGAGCGTCGACGATGCTCCGGCCGACTTCATCGCCGCCCAGCTGAAGGCAGTGGTGGGCGTGAGAGTGGAGGTCACACGCATCGAGGCCAAGGTGAAGATGAGCCAGAACCGAGCACAGGCTGACGTGCTCGGCGTGATCGATGGGCTCGACGCCATTGGGCATCACGACGGTGCGGCGAGCGTTCGAGCCGCCAACGTCGACCGTCTCGGGAGCTGATGCCGGGGCTGACGACACAGCCGTCGTGCGTCGTTTGCGAGCGGCCACGCTGGGTACGAGTCGCCCATGTTGAAACTGATTCGTTCCTCTGTGTTCTCCGCAGTTGCCGCCTGGGCGTGGCAGAACCGCGCCACCATCATCGAGAAGGTGAAGTCGTTGACCGACTCCGGCCCGGCAGACACCGCAACCGGCTACGCCGAGGTGGTCGGCAAGGACGGCATGATCAGCAAACCGGCCTTCGACAAGGCCGCAACGGCCTGACCGGTCAGCCCAAGGCAGCGACGAAGCGGTCGACCTGCTCGGCTGGCGTGGACCACGACGTCACGAGGCGAACGACCGAGTGGTCTGCGTCGTGCCGCTCCCATACGTAGAACGCGTACTCTCGGCTCAGCGACTCGATCAGCGTGTCGGGCAGGATCGCGAACACCTGGTTGCTCTCCGGCTCCGCTGACAGACGGTGACCGGCGGCGCGCACGCCATCGGCCATCGCCCGAGCACGGTCGTTGGCGTGGCGTGCTGCTCGCTGGAACAACCCGTCGGCGAACAGCGCCCGGAACTGCAGCCCGAGGAGACGGCCCTTGGCCAGGAGAGCACCGCGCTGTTTGAGGTGGAAGGCGAAGTCGACCGCAAGATCGGGGTGCGGGATCACGATGGCCTCCCCGAGCAGGGTGCCCAGCTTGGTGCCCCCGATCCAGAAGACGTCGGCGACCTTCGCGATGTCGGCCAACGTGGTCGAGTCGGCGTGATCCGACGCGAGCGCAACACCGAGCCGGGCGCCATCGATCATGAGCAGCAGACCGAGGCGATCACATGCGGCGCGGAGATCCACCAGTTCGGCTCGCGTGTAGACCGTGCCGAGTTCGGTGGCGTTCGAGACATACACCAGCCGGGGCTTGGCCATGTGTGGGGCTTGTGAGTTCGCAGCGATGGCCGCCTCGAGATCGGCGGGCCGAAGCTTGCCGTCGACCGACGACATGGCAATGACCTTGTGGCCCACGGCCTCGATCGCCCCGGTCTCGCGCAGGGCGATGTGTCCGGTGGTGGCCGAGATGATCGCCTCGTGCGGTCGGAGCGTGGCGGCGCAGATCGTGAGGTTGGCCAGCGTGCCACCGCTCACGAAGTGCACGTCAATACCGGGCTGATCGCAGGCGTCGGCGATCAGTCGTCGGGCCTCGATCGAGTACTCGTCGTTCCCGTAGGCGGTCTGTTGGACGAGGTTCGTGGCCGCCAGCGCCTCGAGGATCTCGGGATGGGCACCCTCGCTGTAGTCGTCGAGGAAGCTGTAGGTGGTCATCGTGCTCCTTC
This window encodes:
- a CDS encoding aminotransferase class I/II-fold pyridoxal phosphate-dependent enzyme, whose amino-acid sequence is MTTYSFLDDYSEGAHPEILEALAATNLVQQTAYGNDEYSIEARRLIADACDQPGIDVHFVSGGTLANLTICAATLRPHEAIISATTGHIALRETGAIEAVGHKVIAMSSVDGKLRPADLEAAIAANSQAPHMAKPRLVYVSNATELGTVYTRAELVDLRAACDRLGLLLMIDGARLGVALASDHADSTTLADIAKVADVFWIGGTKLGTLLGEAIVIPHPDLAVDFAFHLKQRGALLAKGRLLGLQFRALFADGLFQRAARHANDRARAMADGVRAAGHRLSAEPESNQVFAILPDTLIESLSREYAFYVWERHDADHSVVRLVTSWSTPAEQVDRFVAALG
- a CDS encoding GNAT family N-acetyltransferase gives rise to the protein MTIERLGPDDWSVWREVRLAALGDAPDAFGSTLDDWVDAAPERWRSRLADVPCNVIAWRDGVPVGQASGTERDEAGRIELISMWVDPIARGTATVDLLVDAVATWASDQQAQPSYSTSVDTIRGQSPLISVSASSRRSNRLKTRLRS
- a CDS encoding FMN-binding negative transcriptional regulator, whose product is MYVPAHFAADDDAIAQLLANHGAADLVTVSPDGLTATMLPFTYDPLDGPNGSLLGHVAKANTHWRHTVQGEALVIVRGTDHYVSPSWYPSKAEHHKVVPTWNYVAAHVYGTVEWIDDPAWIERVVRGLTDKHEGRLDHGAAWSVDDAPADFIAAQLKAVVGVRVEVTRIEAKVKMSQNRAQADVLGVIDGLDAIGHHDGAASVRAANVDRLGS